From a region of the Zingiber officinale cultivar Zhangliang chromosome 10B, Zo_v1.1, whole genome shotgun sequence genome:
- the LOC122028601 gene encoding uncharacterized protein LOC122028601, producing the protein MLQPPAALSPFFLFSPVGDPASSLHCRQSDLHNPHLLLLNSSGDVNKHPWRKLRATTTIFTLPERVSSARPPPSDSFFRLGFRRQIPEARWFFHFTVYHLYFLSTSSRGVLCWKIHSPSPLSKCATTIRALLFTRVRGSIPGSSCDDEGVIDDDGSVGETQESLSLTILLPVEPVEHAFVLFDDGSVGETIESLSLIALDLEPDPLPDQDDATFTILETLGTFQDG; encoded by the exons ATGCTACAACCCCCCGCGGCGCtctctcctttcttcctcttctctccggTCGGTGACCCTGCTTCTTCTCTTCACTGTCGCCAGTCGGATCTCCACAACccacaccttcttcttcttaattCCAGTGGCGACGTCAACAAGCATCCTTGGCGGAAGCTGCGAGCGACGACAACAATCTTCACCTTGCCGGAGAGGGTTTCTTCGGCAAGACCTCCACCTTCTGACAGTTTCTTCCGACTGGGGTTCAGGCGGCAGATTCCAGAGGCGAGGTGGTTCTTCCATTTCACAGTATACCATCTTTATTTTTTGTCCACTTCCAGTAGAGGGGTTCTTTGTTGGAAGATTCATTCACCATCACCGTTGTCGAAGTGTGCAACAACCATCAGAGCGCTACTGTTCACCAGAGTTCGGGGTTCGATCCCTGGGTCTTCGTGTGACGACGAGG GTGTTATtgatgatgatggaagtgtaggggaaaccCAAGAATCACTTTCTTTGACTATTCTTCTACCAGTTGAGCCAGTTGAGCATGCTTTTGTACTttttgatgatggaagtgtaggggagaccaTAGAATCACTTTCGTTGATTGCACTTGATCTAGAGCCAGATCCTTTACCTGATCAAGATGACGCCACATTCACTATTTTAGAGACTCTAGGTACCTTTCAGGATG gttga